The following coding sequences are from one Schizosaccharomyces osmophilus chromosome 1, complete sequence window:
- a CDS encoding L-asparaginase, whose translation MWSSIIAFFFFSVSLCQPTLIYKRSYNTSDLVSFNASLPNVTIFAMGGTIAGSASSSSETADYTAGAVGVKALVEAVPAIKNVSNVRGIQVTSVGSENLTPTNVLNLTHLILNEVAKDDVHGVVVTHGTDSLEETAMFLDLTVNTTKPIVVVGSMRPSTAISADGPMNLLNAVSVAASDRSVGRGTMILLNDRIGSAFYTTKTNGNTLDTFKSYEAGFLGMIVDQRPHFYYTPATPVGKVQFDVKNTTVLPQVDILYGYQGLNPKLAKSAVDFGSKGLVLAGMGAASWTNPGNEVVDGLIRNHSIPVVYSHRTMDGYSDYSYNGIPAYFHNPQKARYMLMLAINAGYSIQNITDMFQLEF comes from the coding sequence ATGTGGAGTTCCAtcattgctttcttttttttctctgtATCACTATGCCAACCGACTTTGATTTATAAACGCTCTTACAATACATCGGACTTAGTTTCATTTAACGCTTCGCTTCCCAATGTCACTATTTTTGCTATGGGAGGCACCATCGCTGGGTCTGCTTCATCAAGCAGTGAGACTGCCGATTATACTGCTGGTGCGGTAGGCGTTAAAGCACTGGTTGAAGCAGTTCCCgctataaaaaatgtttcaaaTGTTCGTGGGATCCAGGTGACTAGCGTGGGCAGTGAAAACTTGACTCCTACAAACGTTTTAAATTTGACTCATTTGATATTGAATGAAGTTGCCAAAGATGATGTTCACGGAGTTGTCGTAACACATGGTACTGATTCTCTCGAAGAAACCGCAATGTTCTTGGACTTGACTGTAAACACTACAAAGCCAATTGTGGTTGTTGGTTCAATGAGGCCATCTACTGCAATTAGCGCGGATGGCCCCATGAATTTGTTAAATGCCGTTTCTGTGGCCGCCTCTGATCGTTCTGTTGGAAGAGGCACAATGATCTTACTTAATGATCGTATCGGATCTGCCTTTTATACAACGAAAACGAATGGAAATACCCTTGATACTTTCAAATCTTATGAGGCAGGATTCCTTGGTATGATTGTGGATCAAAGACCTCATTTCTATTACACTCCTGCTACACCTGTTGGTAAAGTTCAGTTCGATGTTAAAAACACCACGGTGTTACCGCAAGTTGATATTCTCTATGGATATCAAGGATTGAATCCAAAATTAGCAAAATCCGCTGTAGACTTTGGTTCCAAAGGTTTGGTTTTAGCTGGCATGGGTGCAGCTTCTTGGACGAATCCTGGCAACGAAGTAGTTGATGGGTTAATTCGTAATCATAGTATCCCGGTTGTTTACAGTCACAGAACTATGGACGGATATTCTGATTATTCCTATAATGGAATTCCCGCTTATTTCCACAATCCTCAGAAGGCTAGATACATGCTCATGCTTGCTATTAATGCGGGTTACTCTATTCAAAACATAACTGACATGTTCCAACTTGAGTTTTAA
- a CDS encoding 3-oxoacyl-[acyl-carrier-protein]reductase, with amino-acid sequence MTIEGRVVLITGAAGGIGRVLCKMFSELGDRVAGIDVVEPLKIHGTAITLQADVTNSEQIEHSIEKVIQTLGPIDVLINNAGAADDTPFEKLTHESWDHDVQLVLRGNYLTQRYIIPHMVKQGKGGSIVNIGSVNGHTYLGSPAYSAAKAGLENLTKALAVRYGPLGIRVNVCAPGTVWSPAWDERVKKHPDINERMKRWYPVGRLGTPEDVSRAVIFLADSKNSFITGTTLYVDGGLLAGNPCLIEDIYSENNDFSI; translated from the coding sequence ATGACAATTGAAGGAAGAGTTGTATTAATTACTGGAGCTGCTGGAGGAATTGGTCGGGTCTTGTGCAAAATGTTTAGCGAACTAGGAGACCGAGTAGCAGGAATCGATGTTGTAGAACCATTAAAAATTCATGGTACTGCAATTACTTTGCAGGCAGATGTTACCAACTCCGAGCAAATAGAACATTCCATTGAAAAGGTCATTCAAACACTAGGTCCAATTGATGTCTTGATAAACAACGCTGGGGCCGCCGATGACACACCATTTGAAAAACTCACTCATGAATCTTGGGATCACGATGTTCAACTAGTACTTAGAGGTAATTATCTTACTCAACGGTACATTATTCCTCATATGGtaaaacaaggaaaaggtGGCAGTATCGTTAATATTGGTTCCGTAAATGGACATACTTACCTTGGCTCTCCAGCTTATAGCGCTGCTAAGGCTGGTTTAGAAAATCTCACTAAAGCTTTGGCAGTTCGGTATGGCCCATTGGGAATCCGAGTAAACGTATGCGCACCTGGAACAGTTTGGAGTCCAGCTTGGGATGAGCGTGTCAAAAAGCATCCCGACATTAATGagagaatgaaaagatgGTACCCTGTGGGAAGATTAGGAACTCCTGAGGATGTATCACGTGCAGTCATTTTCTTGGCcgattcaaaaaattccttCATTACTGGTACAACTCTGTATGTTGATGGCGGCCTACTTGCTGGTAATCCATGTTTGATTGAAGATATCTATTCCGAAAACAACGACTTTTCTatataa
- a CDS encoding transmembrane transporter: MDSSSEKKQEKFGIEKETIAEYGEIANAPLSLSSWIYKRPKFCRFKGLAYGSALTQIIVVSWVCFLCPGMFNALSGLGGGGEVNANVANEANVALYSTFAGLGFFGGSICNLIGVKLSLSVGGTGYIVYTASFLCYKHVYNRAFVIFGGCYLGLTAGILWAAQGAVIMSYPPEEKKARYIAIFWVIFNMGAVIGSIVPLAQTMHSSQNSAGDGTYAGFIVLMALGSILALLMVNPKKTVKEDGNLVHVKKSMGWKKELLGLVQILYKEYWILLLFPMFFSSNWFYTYQFNDVNLAYFNIRTRALNNLLYWFSQILGSAATAVLLDNPKMNRAVRARVGWVCVFVLVCVIWGGGLAFQLKYTRQSVNAPDFEKVDFTHCGYTGYAFLYIFYGIMDSIWQNYSYWIIGSLTNDTNKLAVYMGFYKSLQSTGAVVTYRLDSLNVPFMHYFASCWALLCGSLIIAYPIIWKKITVTTETEEDSAALVNGQEAVIGVP, from the coding sequence ATGGATTCCAGTTcggaaaaaaaacaagaaaagttCGGTAtcgaaaaggaaacaatAGCTGAGTATGGAGAAATCGCCAATGCTCCGTTAAGCCTATCTTCATGGATTTACAAAAGACCAAAGTTTTGTCGCTTTAAAGGTCTGGCGTACGGAAGTGCATTAACACAAATCATCGTTGTGTCATGGGTCTGCTTCTTATGTCCAGGAATGTTTAATGCTTTATCCGGCCTAGGGGGAGGAGGTGAGGTAAACGCAAATGTAGCGAATGAAGCCAATGTTGCCTTATATAGCACTTTTGCTGGACTTGGTTTCTTTGGCGGATCCATTTGCAACTTGATTGGGGTGAAACTATCACTTTCCGTAGGAGGTACTGGGTATATAGTCTATAcagcttcctttttatgCTATAAACATGTTTACAACAGGGCTTTTGTCATTTTTGGGGGTTGTTACTTGGGCCTTACCGCAGGAATACTATGGGCAGCTCAAGGAGCTGTTATCATGTCCTATCCtccagaagaaaaaaaggctCGTTACATAGCTATTTTTTGGGTCATTTTTAACATGGGAGCTGTTATTGGAAGTATTGTTCCTCTCGCACAAACGATGCATTCATCACAAAATTCTGCTGGAGACGGAACATATGCCGGTTTTATCGTGCTCATGGCCTTAGGCAGTATTCTTGCGTTACTCATGGttaatccaaaaaaaactgTCAAGGAAGATGGGAATTTGGTTCATGTTAAAAAGAGTATGGgatggaagaaagaattgcttGGTTTGGTCCAAATACTATATAAGGAATATTGGATCCTACTTCTCTTTCctatgtttttttcttccaactGGTTTTATACATACCAGTTTAATGATGTCAACCTAGCGTATTTTAATATTCGTACCCGTGCCCTAAATAACTTGCTGTACTGGTTCTCTCAAATTTTAGGCTCTGCTGCAACGGCAGTTCTTTTAGATAATCCTAAAATGAACAGAGCTGTTCGTGCAAGAGTTGGATGGGTTTGTGTCTTTGTATTGGTTTGTGTTATTTGGGGTGGAGGTTTAGCATTCCAATTGAAATATACCAGACAATCGGTGAACGCTCCTGATTTTGAGAAAGTAGATTTCACTCATTGTGGATATACCGGTTACGcatttttgtatatattttatgGCATCATGGATTCTATATGGCAAAATTACTCTTATTGGATAATTGGCAGTCTCACTAATGATACAAACAAACTGGCAGTTTATATGGGATTCTACAAATCATTACAATCAACAGGTGCCGTGGTAACCTATCGTCTTGATAGTCTAAATGTACCTTTTATGCATTATTTTGCTAGTTGCTGGGCCCTTTTGTGTGGTTCTTTAATAATTGCTTATCCcattatttggaaaaagattaCGGTTACAACAGAAACTGAAGAAGATTCAGCTGCTCTGGTAAATGGACAAGAAGCTGTAATAGGGGTACCatga
- the mmf2 gene encoding mitochondrial matrix protein, which produces MGSKVVSNSPKLAVGGPYNQAVKSAGLIFCSGQAALRDGRVVDGTIQEQTRVTIENLAEVLKVSGSSLEKLVKVNIFLADIDDFSAMNEVYKEILPHPMPARTTVAAGQIPLQDKGIKIEIECIAAE; this is translated from the exons ATGGGTTCTAAAGTTGTAAGCAATAGTCCTAAGTTGGCAGTTGGAGGACCTTATAACCAAGCTGTCAAATCGGCAGGTCTTATTTTCTGTTCTGGCCAAGCTGCTTTAAGAGACGGAAGGGTCGTTGATGGTACAATTCAAGAACAAACTCGTGTTACTATCGAAAATCTTGCTGAAGTCCTCAAGGTTTCGGGTAGCAGCCTGGAAAAATTGGTAAAGGTTAACATTTTTCTGGCTGATATCGATGATTTTTCTGCTATGAATGAGGTGTACAAAGAAATACTGCCTCATCCAATGCCAGCTCGTACCACTGTTGC TGCTGGTCAAATTCCTCTTCAAGACAAGGGTATCAAAATAGAAATCGAATGCATTGCTGCAGAGTAA
- a CDS encoding D-serine ammonia-lyase: MSYIDKFSSRYYLQVDKKQLKEAYVGKSIQQVPTPGFVIDKSIFRNNCNRMLDRASSIGVSFRPHVKTHKTSEGTLLQLGKERTKAVVVSTVMEAFSLVPLIQEKKIDDLLYGLPVAKSRISELYELNKIVPNLRLMVDHPKQLESLREFSSKTPQSKPWSVFIKIDMGTHRAGVTNESEVVKHLISEILSNKSLFHLFGFYCHAGHSYASKSLDAASEFLYDEIRAANLAADFAISIDPSLSLTLSVGATPTAHSVSLKVKELIPSLNGKLELHAGNYPMNDVQQMTTNCIKKDDVAGCVFAEVLSNYAGRNGEPGEALMNAGVIAMSRETSPEGGYGIVITPEFDNFYVDRLSQEHGILKSKNPKAALPEPAQFLSIIPNHSCITAAAFPWYYITEGSDIITDIWVPWKGW, from the coding sequence ATGTCCTACATTGATAAATTCAGTTCTCGCTACTATTTACAAGTTGACAAGAAGCaattaaaagaagcatatgTGGGCAAAAGTATTCAACAAGTTCCTACTCCAGGCTTCGTTATCGATAAATCTATATTTAGAAATAACTGTAATCGCATGTTAGATCGTGCAAGCAGTATAGGTGTCTCTTTCCGGCCTCATGTAAAAACTCATAAAACTTCTGAGGGAACTTTACTACAATTAGgcaaagaaagaacgaaagCAGTGGTTGTGTCTACAGTGATGGAGGCGTTTTCATTAGTACCATTAattcaagagaaaaagattgACGATCTTCTCTACGGTCTTCCTGTGGCTAAATCTAGAATTTCTGAGTTGTATGAGCTAAACAAAATAGTCCCTAATTTACGCTTGATGGTTGATCATCCTAAACAGTTAGAAAGTTTACGTGAATTCTCCTCTAAAACACCTCAATCAAAACCTTGGTCAGTGTTTATAAAGATTGATATGGGTACTCACCGAGCCGGTGTTACGAACGAGTCTGAAGTCGTTAAACATTTGATATCCGAAATCCTCTCTAATAAATCCCTGTTCCACTTATTCGGGTTTTATTGTCACGCAGGACATTCCTATGCCTCCAAGTCTTTGGATGCTGCTTCCGAATTCTTGTATGATGAAATCCGCGCAGCTAATCTTGCGGCTGACTTTGCAATTTCAATCGACCCTTCTTTATCCTTGACACTGTCGGTTGGCGCTACCCCTACTGCTCATTCCGTTAGTCTTAAAGTAAAAGAGTTGATACCCTCATTGAATGGAAAGCTCGAGCTTCATGCCGGGAATTATCCTATGAACGATGTTCAACAAATGACAACCAActgtataaaaaaagacgATGTTGCCGGATGCGTATTTGCAGAGGTTCTTAGTAATTATGCAGGAAGAAATGGAGAGCCTGGAGAAGCACTCATGAACGCTGGGGTTATTGCAATGTCTCGCGAAACTTCTCCGGAAGGTGGTTATGGAATAGTGATTACTCCTGAATTTGATAATTTTTATGTTGACAGGTTGAGTCAAGAACACGGAATCTTAAAGTcgaaaaatccaaaagctGCTCTTCCCGAGCCAGCccaatttctttctatcATACCCAACCATTCTTGTATTACTGCTGCTGCATTCCCCTGGTATTACATAACTGAAGGTTCCGACATTATCACTGATATATGGGTCCCTTGGAAAGGTTGGTAA
- the klf1 gene encoding DNA-binding transcription factor, zf-fungal binuclear cluster type Klf1: MTRAKKRRAYQEGDIRYNCNYQDCDKSFTRKEHARRHFQSHINPKSFLCPHCGSSFTRNDILNRHVHKKHFMHKEGRGQILSNQNQNQHLHLSSDQEFLFPSYVESEVQDPTYTSLLSRIPRAVMPVTFHEGLPSSTVQLDTDSTRTPSQQNDLISASNSSPKREQHMSTQPVPYMIPPLNGSLDNILSPQDSMSVFGTSSSNDAYQQDTDNFVCWLFDSMEKDAPVESASRLSDTFNFNNHLDFMHAPDSTIIDFLNSNLKVDDKIAAKNLLSLPAYSLLIQVLGTTYRLTEDVLEYMNLDRVNCWISDYWRHFHPRWPFLHRATLKLDEAPVELLLAMITMGMHFTGDAFAFDIAVFVHSTLRFSIYIHPNFNPPASLWVYQALLIVEIFEKMTSTLEQHNLSQIFHGVTIESLQKGLPTEDTVTSKTSGNMSGTVNAQQKWRRWVDQEAIKRIAFFSFVLDSQHVILFGYRPLVDITSLGLPLLCEESLWNAASYEDWIALVNERDPPHFFPILKIFLKNENLPPKLTPWNMMIVLHGLTVIGWILGRNNLGMVESIMQSNGSNLKNCRTLLKSSYKFWLCTYRMFFLNDGTLPLNHPYVRGCLATYELAYISLHTNIVALQTYVKSTAFRSKRLCASTSRYIFAWMASDNSNVSIKHSVDMVEAFLGGDMEYNINNETGLHRPWCLYIVTLILWAYGYLSDARCELVEPGNDNYKSQLNTYLMQLRTSLSETPKDSVYIRSKTLPLLKCVIDVLRPARWGLLADGVQILSKLTQVQHENFDGRGI, encoded by the exons ATGACAAGGGCAAAAAAGAGACGCGCATACCAAGAAGGAGATATTCGTTATAATTGTAACTATCAAGACTGCGATAAATCATTTACTAGGAAAGAACATGCTCGAAGGCATTTTCAATCTC ATATCAATCCAAAGTCATTTCTATGCCCTCACTGCGGCAGTTCCTTTACAAGGAACGATATTTTGAATCGTCATGttcataaaaaacattttatGCACAAGGAAGGTAGAGGTCAAATACTCTcaaaccaaaaccaaaatcaGCATTTACATTTATCTTCAGATCAggagtttctttttccttcttatGTCGAATCTGAAGTTCAAGATCCAACATACACCAGTCTTCTAAGTCGTATTCCGCGAGCTGTAATGCCCGTGACTTTTCATGAAGGACTTCCATCTTCGACTGTGCAATTGGATACCGACTCTACGCGAACACCTTCTCAACAAAATGACCTTATTTCAGCCTCAAATTCTTCTCCCAAACGTGAGCAGCATATGAGCACGCAACCTGTACCTTACATGATCCCGCCGTTAAATGGTAGTCTTGATAATATATTATCCCCTCAAGACTCCATGTCCGTTTTTGGGACGTCTTCTTCAAACGACGCTTACCAACAAGATACTGATAACTTTGTTTGCTGGCTGTTTGATAGCATGGAGAAGGACGCCCCAGTAGAGTCAGCATCAAGATTGTCTGAtactttcaatttcaataacCACTTGGATTTCATGCACGCCCCCGACTCTACAATAATTGACTTTCTCAATTCAAATCTCAAAGTCGATGACAAAATTGCTGCCAAAAATTTACTATCGCTACCTGCGTACTCATTATTAATACAGGTTTTGGGTACTACATATCGTCTTACAGAAGATGTTTTGGAATATATGAACCTTGATCGGGTGAATTGTTGGATTTCTGATTATTGGAGGCACTTTCATCCCCGATGGCCATTTCTTCATCGTGCTACCCTTAAACTTGATGAAGCACCAGTGGAACTTTTGTTAGCGATGATTACTATGGGTATGCATTTCACTGGTGACGCTTTTGCGTTTGATATTGCTGTATTTGTACATTCAACTTTAAGATTTTCTATCTATATCCACCCAAATTTCAATCCTCCTGCCTCCCTTTGGGTATATCAAGCCCTTTTAATCGTTGAAATCTTCGAAAAAATGACTAGTACTTTAGAGCAGCACAACCTTTCTCAAATATTCCATGGTGTGACTATTGAG TCTTTGCAAAAGGGATTGCCTACGGAAGACACGGTGACCAGCAAGACTTCTGGCAATATGTCGGGAACTGTTAATGCTCAGCAAAAGTGGCGTCGTTGGGTTGATCAAGAAGCTATAAAAAG AATTGCGTTTTTCTCATTTGTATTGGACTCTCAGCATGTAATTTTATTTGGCTATAGACCATTGGTTGATATAACTAGTCTTGGATTACCCTTATTATGTGAAGAATCCCTTTGGAATGCCGCTAGCTATGAAGACTGGATTGCCCTTGTTAACGAACGCGACCCACCCCATTTTTTCCCTATACTGaaaatctttttaaaaaatgaaaatcttCCTCCCAAATTAACTCCATGGAATATGATGATTGTTTTGCACGGATTGACCGTTATTGGTTGGATATTGGGTAGGAACAATTTGG GTATGGTGGAAAGTATTATGCAAAGCAATGGAAGCAATCTGAAAAACTGCAGAACTCTGCTTAAATCGTCATATAAATTTTGGCTTTGTACATACCGCATGTTCTTTCTGAATGATGGCACTTTACCCCTTAATCATCCTTATGTACGAGGTTGTTTAGCTACTTATGAATTAGCTTACATTTCTTTACACACAAACATAGTTGCTTTACAGACTTATGTCAAATCAACAGCATTCAGATCTAAAAGACTATGCGCCAGCACTTCTCGCTATATATTTGCTTGGATGGCTTCTGACAATTCCAATGTGTCTATAAAGCATTCTGTTGATATGGTAGAGGCGTTTTTAGGTGGTGATATGGAATACAATATTAACAATGAAACTGGACTCCACAGGCCATGGTGTTTGTATATTGTTACTTTAATTCTCTGGGCTTACGGTTATCTCTCAGATGCAAGATGTGAGTTAGTCGAACCAGGAAACGACAACTATAAATCTCAATTAAATACTTACCTAATGCAACTGAGAACAAGTCTTAGTGAAACTCCCAAGGACTCTGTATATATTCGAAGCAAGACTTTGCCGTTACTGAAATGTGTCATTGATGTATTACGTCCAGCCAGATGGGGATTAT TGGCTGATGGTGTGCAAATTCTATCGAAACTAACACAAGTTCAGCATGAGAATTTTGACGGGAGAGGTATCTGA
- a CDS encoding carboxylic acid transmembrane transporter, whose product MDRSVSSVLEKSIALDEKSDKINGDQRVSVDLGESEEAAEVYVIDHKAERKLCRKLDIRILPLLALLYLFNALDKSNVSNAKTNGIDKDLGFKGDEYNIMISIFYIPFVLCAFPFSYLYKRFGAARMLPLFMLSFGVMSLCQAAVKNFAGMMTVRWFLGMAESAVLPGVVYYLTTFYRRTELARRLAIFYAAANISSAFGGLLAYGVFHIKSGKLKGWQYLFLIEGSSTFLSAALIFLLLPVSVEKAHFLTDEDKFLARMRIDNDSSSAITEKLTFKQSLSVFNNPIAILWLLEEMALGVPLNSINNWLPQIVGAMGFSSVNTNLMTVAPAISGAVWLLVFAFVSDYLENRGIILIIAISTTMVGFIVYGSIDILNHIGISYFACFLMTAGAAASSVLTSTWYNNNIPNEGRRAAFTSVGVPLANAMGLVSSNIFRPKDAPKYVLALGITAGFGGLGILLVASINLYMLYDNNRRNKIQGRKKTFADVSTKELGEGPVNPNFRWFY is encoded by the coding sequence ATGGATCGTTCCGTATCGTCtgttttagaaaaatcTATAGCGTTGGATGAAAAGTCTGACAAAATAAATGGGGATCAACGGGTGTCTGTTGACCTTGGAGAAAGTGAAGAAGCAGCTGAAGTTTATGTAATTGATCACAAGGCAGAGCGAAAATTATGTCGTAAGCTCGACATTCGAATCCTCCCTCTTTTAGCGCTTTTATACCTATTTAATGCCCTCGATAAATCTAATGTATCCAATGCAAAAACCAATGGTATCGACAAGGATTTGGGATTTAAGGGCGACGAATACAATATCATGATTTCCATATTCTACATACCTTTTGTTCTTTgtgcttttcctttctcttATTTGTATAAGCGTTTTGGAGCTGCCCGAATGTTACCTCTTTTTATGCTTTCATTCGGTGTAATGTCGCTCTGTCAAGCGGCCGTCAAAAACTTTGCTGGAATGATGACAGTTAGATGGTTTTTGGGCATGGCTGAATCTGCTGTTTTACCGGGAGTAGTATATTACCTTACTACCTTCTATAGACGTACTGAACTTGCTAGACGCTTGGCGATTTTTTACGCAGCTGCAAACATATCTTCCGCGTTCGGAGGGCTATTAGCTTACGGTGTTTTTCACATAAAAAGCGGAAAACTTAAAGGTTGGCAGTACctatttttaattgaaGGAAGTAGTACTTTTTTGTCCGCTGCTCTTATTTTTCTACTTCTTCCTGTCAGCGTGGAAAAGGCTCACTTTCTAACGGATGAAGATAAATTTTTAGCACGAATGAGGATCGACAATGATTCTTCCTCTGCAATTACCGAAAAACTAACATTTAAGCAGTCGCTTTCTGTGTTCAATAATCCAATTGCTATTCTCTGGTTACTCGAAGAAATGGCTTTAGGAGTCCCTTTGAACAGCATCAATAACTGGCTTCCTCAGATTGTAGGAGCTATGGGATTTTCTTCGGTTAACACAAACTTAATGACAGTAGCTCCAGCCATATCAGGTGCTGTGTGGCTTCTtgtatttgcttttgtatCAGATTACCTGGAAAATCGCGGTATAATATTAATTATCGCAATTTCTACAACGATGGTTGGATTCATAGTTTATGGATCAATTGACATTTTGAATCATATTGGCATCTCTtattttgcttgttttttaatgacTGCGGGGGCTGCTGCTTCATCAGTTCTAACATCGACTTGGTACAACAATAACATACCTAATGAGGGTCGTCGTGCGGCTTTTACCTCTGTTGGTGTCCCACTAGCAAATGCGATGGGTCTCGTATCTAGTAATATATTTCGTCCTAAAGATGCTCCGAAATATGTCCTTGCACTTGGAATTACGGCAGGCTTTGGTGGGTTAGGAATTCTTTTGGTCGCATCTATTAACCTTTATATGCTGTATGATAATAATCGCCGCAATAAAATACAGGGACGTAAGAAAACTTTTGCAGATGTTAGCACCAAAGAATTGGGCGAGGGGCCAGTAAATCCAAATTTTAGATGGTTCTATTGA
- a CDS encoding esterase/lipase, implicated in cellular detoxification, translating to MTRTATETIIPLDDSVKGKLDPEYVDFYNKYICSNLPIVLTHTFPVDFLRSNGNVMPGQSDLLPVMSTQNIIIPRKHTKAPTGVSVRIFQPHGDAPEGGWPCLLWFHGGGWVLGNINTENSFATHMCEQAKCVVVNVDYRLAPENPFPACIEDGWETLLYCYEAANVLGINPKKIAVGGSSAGGNISAVLSHSITSSSFDYPPLVLQLLVVPVCDNTASAESHTSWKLFENTPQLPAAKMLWYRKHYLPDEKDWNNPKASPFFYAESSFRKVCPALICAAGCDVLSTEAVQYHEKLLNAGVKSNIKVYEGCPHPVMAMDAVLRKGRILNKDATDALLAAFS from the coding sequence ATGACCCGTACTGCTACAGAGACCATTATCCCATTAGACGATTCCGTAAAGGGCAAGCTAGATCCTGAATATGTTGATTTTTATAACAAGTATATATGCAGTAATCTTCCAATTGTCTTAACGCACACTTTTCCGGTGGACTTTTTGAGAAGCAACGGGAATGTTATGCCTGGACAGTCTGATTTACTCCCGGTTATGTCTACACAAAATATCATAATCCCCCGAAAGCACACAAAAGCGCCTACTGGCGTTTCAGTTCGCATTTTTCAACCTCACGGAGATGCTCCTGAAGGCGGATGGCCTTGTTTACTATGGTTTCATGGTGGTGGTTGGGTCCTTGGGAACATCAACACGGAGAATTCGTTTGCTACTCATATGTGTGAGCAGGCTAAGTGTGTTGTTGTGAACGTTGATTACCGGCTAGCTCCAGAAAACCCGTTTCCTGCTTGCATTGAAGACGGATGGGAAACTTTGTTATACTGTTATGAAGCTGCAAACGTCCTTGGTATTaatcccaaaaaaattgcCGTAGGCGGTTCCTCCGCCGGTGGAAACATTTCTGCAGTTCTTTCTCACAGTATCAcatcatcttcatttgaTTATCCACCTCTTGTTCTTCAGCTTTTGGTCGTTCCCGTTTGCGATAACACAGCCAGTGCCGAATCTCACACCTCTTGGAagttatttgaaaacaccCCTCAATTGCCCGCTGCAAAAATGTTGTGGTACCGCAAGCATTATCTACCAGATGAAAAGGATTGGAACAATCCGAAAGCTAGTCCATTTTTCTACGCTGAGTCAAGTTTCAGAAAAGTTTGCCCTGCTCTGATATGCGCTGCAGGCTGTGATGTTTTAAGTACCGAGGCCGTTCAATACCATGAAAAACTATTGAATGCTGGCGTTAAAAGTAATATCAAAGTATATGAAGGCTGTCCACATCCCGTTATGGCAATGGATGCTGTTCTTAGAAAAGGCCGAATACTCAATAAGGATGCTACTGACGCATTGTTAGCAGCATTTTCGTAA